The Anas acuta chromosome 14, bAnaAcu1.1, whole genome shotgun sequence DNA window AAGCAGACATCTTGATGCATCTGTCATCTCAGAtggctttgtttgctttactAAGTCAGACGTAAGAATCTCTGCTGAGGAAATAGCGTTTAAAAggagctgcttttctttattaGTCTAGGTGGAGGAACCTTTCTTGGTTTATGCAGTTTGTTGACGGGATGTGAAAGTTTTGAAGAAGCTTTGGAGATGGCATCTAAAGGAGACAGCACCCATGCTGATAAGCTGGTTCGAGATATTTATGGAGGAGACTATGAAAGATTTGGCTTGCCAGGATGGGCTGTAGCATCCAGGTAAGCAAGGATTCTTCATTGCTGcgtgttttcttctgtgctttttttttctatttgtaagACTGAGGTAGTATGGCTTCAGAAACAAGACCTAAACTATTAGAACttgcaaaaaagaaattctctttGTGTTACTGTGATCAAGTTACAGTTTTGTTCTAGAAGTGTATGTGCTGGGTTGTCCTAAAATTCTAAAGCCACATGCAACCACATGTACCTTGCTAGCTAGATACTGAAGAAACCTGATGTGGTGTCATATATAGCTGAGCATTTTTCTTTACGGCAGTTTGGAGAACATGAGCTGATCGTAGGAGTGGCAAGAAcaaagtgcagaggaaaaactAATGCCAATTACTTTTTGACTTCTTAGAGTCTTTTAGTGCGGCTGTTGTCCAGGGAGAAGGTgagtggaagaggaggaaggtattttttgttgctctttCAGTAGTAGTATCCCCTCGTGTCTTTTTTTCAATATATGGTGCACTCTTTTGATATATGTAGTGGTCAGTACAGGCACCTGGCATGTTATTTTAACTATTTGTCTCAATTCTGAAGGCTGTTGAGCATAAGCAGTTTGCACCATGGGAGTTAATGTATTTGACAGAGGGTTTTTGTCACAGCTGCTGGTTTTATTTCCACTGGGGAAGATTACTCATGATGTTACAGCTTCTCTACCCTTAAATGTAAGAATAAAAAACTTTGGGAGTGAAGCTAATGTATACACAACAATTCATTCAGTCCTTTGGCTTTTATTTGGTATTAAGGAGGTTTTAATTCACAGTAGCtcatttcttctccctctctagCCAGCTGAGTACAAGCCTTTACAGAgaggttttaaaatatgtaaacttTAGTCAATTCATCTTAACTACCTCTTTGTATTGGTACTCTctgttctcatttgttttttaaggccCTTAGAAACCTCTGTGATTTTTTGTCTTAGAAAAATCAGGATTCTAGCTCTGAAGCGTCTTAGATCTGACGCACAGAGTCCTTAGTTGTAAAAAATGGTGCGTAGCTATGGAGCCatgtcttgtttctttttttggtgaTTCATGAGAAATGATTTACTGTGGATAGTAATGAGCGTGTCCTTCCAATCTAGAACTCTGTTTATACAACCTAAATAGCATTCTGtcagatgtttattttgtttcagagctTTGTGTCCcatcataaaataattaacttcatctgttttacttctgctgcttttaGGAGAGAGGATAGGATAAATATTGTGAGTGAGGAAATGAGCACGAGGAGTTGTAGGATCCGCCTGTCACTTGAGCACTGACTTCATTTACAGTGACCAGGTTTGTAAAGTAGTCTGGCCTAAGAATAAGACGACTACTTGTCATAGGTGCTTCTTCATGAAAATCGGCAATCTAAACAAGATTTTTTGGGAGTCTTTATTGTAACAGGGTCAACCCTTTCCTGTAAACAGACAAATAGCCATGGTGTAGTATTAGTTGTGAGGTCATCAATTAAACTGTATTTAGTATGGACCTGAAAAGGCAGCGCCTCATGAACAAGTATATGACAAGTTCTGTTACAGCATAAAAGCTACGTTCTGAAGTTCGTTCAAATGCATGGGGGCCACTTGATACTTactggatgttttttttccctgttctagTTTTGGAAATATGATTTACAAGGAGAAGAGAGAGTCTGTTAGTAAAGAAGATCTTGCAAGAGCCATCTTGGTCACCATCACAAATAACATCGGGTCTATTGCCCGGATGTGTGCAGTAAATGAGGTAAATCTTTAGAAGTTCTTATTACATAGTTTGATTATTTGGTTTTGGATTACATGGCTGCAAAAATGACGCATCATTTTGAATCTTTTGGTGTGTtctcaaatgaaacaaactCGTGTAGtaataaagaacaaagaatTGGTGTATAATGTCTTGATTGTCTCTGGAGGCTTATATGACTTAAACTGATATCTAGTAGCAGTTGGAAAGCTTATGCACCTTAAAGCAGCAAAGGTGACTGCAGGACTATGAAAGCACTcattattttctcccccttgaTAGGTAGGTAAGAGGCTGGGGGGACAGGTAAATGCGTGCTACAGATAATGCCTGGGTGCACAGCTGGTGCCACCAGCAGGGATTTGGCATCTTAAAGCCCTGGACATTTGAGGGGAACACAGACTGCAGAGGAGAATTGAGATCCACCTGATGAACTGGGGTAAGGGTATCTCTGCCAGTGGGGAATTTAACCTGCTGAGGAGGGCTTCAAGCTAGCTCCATTAGGGAGTGGAGCCCAAAGCCTGCAGATAACTGAAGGACCAGGGGAGCACAGAGTCTTGCACTGAAAGGACTTGCAGTGCCCTCGTGAGAAGAGGATGACTATGAGTCCCTCAACCCTCTGTACACAAGCACATGCAGCATGGGATACGAGAGGATCTGGAAACAGGTGTGTAGATTTGAAGCGATAGCAGTGGGATCGCAGAGACATGGTGGGATAACTTCTGTAATGGGGCAGCTGCAGCCGTCGGGCTCTCCAGGAGGAACgggcaggaaggagaagcagggagGTCACACTGCGTGGGAGTGGCTCTGTGCTCCAAGCCTTGGTGGGGGACAGCAGCATTTAGCCAGAAGCTTATGAGTGAGGATTGGGGGAGGCTAGCAAAGGAGGTGTGTGAGCCTGCTGCAGACTGCTCTGGTGGCAGGAGAAGGCAGGCTGTCCTTCAGCTAGCTGCGGTAGGTGCTGTGGTTGCAGGTCCTAGTTTAAGGAGGGACTGCCTTACTTACCAGTGTATTGGGAATGATTTTCTGACACATGTGCCTGGCAGGCTGACTAAGCAAGTGTGGTGGTGGACCTGCTAGTTGTGAGTGAAAAAGAACCTGCTGGGGATGTCAGTAACAGCCTAGAAATAGCAGAGTTCAGAATACTGAGGGAAGTGAAGAAGGCAAGAAGCAGAATACAGACTTTAGATGGACTTGAGTAGGACAAGCTTCTGTTTCTGGGGGAGGAATTAGGAAGCAAGATCATGTGGGAGGTTGctctgatggggaaaaaaactcaGAATAGCTCATTAATTTTCCAGGATAACATCCTCAAAGCGAAAAGCAAAGCTGAGGTACAGACTGGCTAGAAGGTAGCTAAAGAGAGAAGCGTACAGGCAGACAAGCTGACCTGACCGTGAGGCACCCACGTACCTTTGCAGCTGCCTAGGCTGCCCTTGTACCAAGATGCGTGTGCAGGAGCATAGCCAGCAGGTGGTATGTCAGGCATGAcccctgtcctgccccagccgCCGCCTCCATCACCAACAGAGAAGCCTGGACAAACAGCAACAGGATGGACAGAGGGCTCTTGAAGCAGAGCTTTGCCCTGTAGCACCTAACACATGATCAGATGCTCAGAATGTGGGGCAAGCCTGAAGAAGAGCCTGTGGTGGTTGTCACCATGTAGAGAGGGTTACGGGAAGGATGGGGCAAGGTACAGCCAAGCACAGTAGGAGGGTGGGAAGAAACGGATGGGTTTGCAGCAAAGGAAAATCTGATTGGTGTAAGGCAAAAAAAGATGAGCACAGTGAGATCGGTTGAATACGGACTTGGAGAGACTGGAGTCAAAGGAGAGTTTCAAAATGTGCCTTGAGCAGGTTGGAAGGTTGAAGTCTGAAGTTAGTCCTGCTTTAAGCAGTGAGTAGTAGCTGATGGCCTCCAGTGCCTTCTTCAAGCTGAAAGTATTCTCTGATTAAAGCTCATAGGAAGCCTTGCTTCTactgaaatgttgtttttaatttttactaaCTCTTGATTTTGGATTACTCTGACATCTGTCATCTTAGTACAGAGATAGAAACTGAGGATGGCAGGAAACTTACAGCTCTGAACACAATCAGTGCATTCAGCTTCAGTGTCACTGGCGTGGACAATCAAGATCCTGTGCAACACTGAATTTAAGCATACAATGTACATACATGTAAGATAGCTAAGCACCAGGGATCTCCTCACTAAGTATCAACAAATTTTGTATGAGATGAGGTTTAGTAACAGCTTGCTTTGAAAAGTCCAAGGGCAACTGCATTTAAAGCTCTAGTTAAATCTGCGGAGGTGATAGTCTTATATCTCAATGGCCTTGTTAGCTGCTGTAACCATTTTACATAGGAGCTGGAAGAATAGAacatatttcttgttttaatattgTAACTTCTCcctctatttccttttctgttctttcatgtCCGTCTTGAAGAAGAAAGTTAATCTTGTAGGTATTGAGTTAATTATGGtttggaagttttttttgtcctttatgGCATAACCTGGTAACAAAAGAGCTAAAATAAGAGTGAAGGTGAAAACACATGGTCTGAGCGTGAGCCAAATGTATGTGACTTATCTTTAAGGATGGGGGTAAATGAGTACAAATCCGAAATCATAAACTGCACAAAGCTTTAGTCCAAGGTTTTTTGGCTTCATTCCAACTATATCACCAAACTACAAGTCATAAGAACCAATTAATGCAAATCCACAAACTGATATCTTGAACAAATCTATACAGattaaaatggatttaattACTTCAATTCCAGCAATAAGCAGAATTGTGTTTGGGTGCCCTCACGGGAGGTTGGTTTTGTCTTCCTTGTGAGTAAGGATAGCAAAAAATGGTTGCATGTTAGTGCTTTGACTACAGGTTGAATTGTCATACTAGTTTTTGTAACACCATCTATACAAGCATGCATTTAACACCCTTAACACAATTAAATCTCCTTTGGTTCTTGCTCTCATATCATTAAATCAGTGTTCAATGTTGCTTCCGTTTAACGTcagatttatttcagtgaattgGGAAAGTTTAATGGTTTTTACTTCTTTGCATTTAACTTGATTAAAATTCACAGCTCAATTTCAGTCTGTGCTTGAGTCTTAGTCTGATCTTACACTGATGTATATTGAGGTCTGGAGATGAAACGAGCATCTGTCTTACTGTCTTCGGCTTCTTTACAGTGCTGCCTTGTTGCATATGGATCAAGCAGCATTGTACAGGGCTATGAAGGCATTGAGTCTTCTCTACCAAATACAAggttctgttttccatttaattttgcttttagcGTGGCTGGTTCTTTGGCTTAGTTATAGAAAACGCTCACttaatttgaaatgcaaatgctACTCTATAAATTTAAGAGCTTTAATTCTTGAGTGTTAGAGTattcttcctcctccacagGTGTTCTAAATATTGggattatattttaattattttttttttgcttgggaTGGTGGTGTTTCATAGCTTTATTTGTCAAAGCTGTGTTAAGCAGTGAAAAGACTTAATCctttactgtttttctgttttttagaaaataaatagagtTGTGTTTGTTGGCAATTTTTTGCGTGTGAACACTTTGTCAATGAAGCTTCTTGCGTATGCACTGGATTACTGGTCAAAAGGCCAGCTGAAGGCCTTGTTCCTAGAACATGAGGTATGCTGTGGTGTCTTTATGTGATGTGTTGTTTTACCACTGATAAAAGTGCATGTCCTGAGTAGTTGTCCTAAATGTGATATCCTCAGACACCGAGTACTCAGTAGGTGCTGAAAGTCAGAGGTGtttcttgtgctgctgcttctctggggACAGTTCTgtcagggagggagggaagtaCTGCAGCCTGTTTAGAGTGTCTTAGATCAGGCTGTGGATTTTGGAGAGGTACAAGAAATGTTGAGCTTCCTGCTAGGGTTCAACAGCCCTTccttgtttggtgttttttttgtttgtttgtttgtgtttttttttgtttgtttgttttttttgttggaaaCAAGACTAAGTGTTGGATTCCTGTACATTCCAGTGGGATCTGTAGCGCAGGCCTTTGAAATACCAAACTTGAGCACCATCCTCAAAAGTTAATACTGCTTTTGATGGGGACTGGTTTTGTACCACCACAGATACTTGTTACACTTGTTTGAAGTGATTTTTATACTCTGTGACCAGCCTGCCTTGGGGTAGCTTATGTCATCCAGGTCAGTATGTGATCCTGGCAGAGTTGACCCATGTTGGTTAACATGTAGGTAATCAGTGTTAGTGACAGGTCTTACAGCTGGGAGACATTTCGCTTCTTGGCAAGGGGCTGGCAATCTTTGTCCTCAGTTTGCTAGTCTGCAAAT harbors:
- the PANK3 gene encoding pantothenate kinase 3 isoform X3; protein product: MPFNLDDPYPLLVVNIGSGVSILSVHSKDNYKRVTGTSLGGGTFLGLCSLLTGCESFEEALEMASKGDSTHADKLVRDIYGGDYERFGLPGWAVASSFGNMIYKEKRESVSKEDLARAILVTITNNIGSIARMCAVNEKINRVVFVGNFLRVNTLSMKLLAYALDYWSKGQLKALFLEHEGYFGAVGALLGLPNFS